One window of Mesorhizobium sp. WSM4904 genomic DNA carries:
- a CDS encoding adenylate/guanylate cyclase domain-containing protein, with protein sequence MAERNYTRQLATIISIDAVGFSRLMGIDDERAVAAFEERRDIITDSCGAFGGRTFGVAGDSIMAEFGNPIEALRAAFDFQDRIMALNASVGEEMRMPFRAGINTGDVIVREGRLYGDDVNIAARLQEFAPHDGLAISETTWHHVKDKTAAVFTDLGEFMLKNIALPVRVLIAGRGGNGAAMAAPLAAIPAAPGHYRPFAKGPPAIAVLPFQGDGSEPDVGYMADGIAEDIIYGLSNTRWLSVIAKGSSFQFRDDSLGTRLIGNALGARYIVGGTLARNSGQIRLNASLTDTSNGRLVWSQRFDRDLVDIFSLRDQVGSEIVSILDKEVDRAEQVRTFQVPWESLETWQLVRRGRWHMNRRTRKDTEIALEFFDKAYQEDPNSSAVLNELAWWYFWRAWLRFGDSDDLDKVEAFARKALLMDSLDARPHAYLGAADIMRGKPASAADHLAEAIHINPSFAFARSAMGSAHLLLGDAAGAIPYFLDTERLSPFDLYRFHNLGELAAAYCFVEDWPAAIAVADRSLNLSPGYFYARFLKIGALIRSGRRDEAERELAIFATRHPDFSEQRIRWIPFVDPAKNNFLIANFDRAKSIA encoded by the coding sequence ATGGCTGAACGGAACTATACCCGTCAGCTTGCGACAATCATTTCTATCGACGCCGTGGGCTTTTCGCGGCTGATGGGCATCGACGACGAACGCGCCGTCGCGGCCTTCGAGGAAAGGCGCGATATCATCACCGACAGCTGCGGCGCCTTTGGCGGCCGCACATTCGGCGTTGCCGGCGACAGCATCATGGCCGAATTCGGCAATCCGATCGAAGCCTTGCGCGCGGCCTTCGATTTCCAGGATCGGATCATGGCGCTCAATGCCTCGGTGGGCGAGGAGATGCGCATGCCGTTCCGGGCCGGGATCAACACCGGCGACGTCATCGTCCGTGAGGGCCGTCTCTACGGCGACGACGTCAACATCGCCGCCCGGCTTCAGGAATTCGCCCCGCATGACGGTCTCGCCATTTCGGAGACGACCTGGCACCACGTGAAGGACAAGACGGCGGCGGTCTTTACCGACCTTGGCGAGTTCATGCTGAAGAACATCGCCTTGCCGGTACGCGTCCTTATCGCCGGGCGCGGCGGCAATGGCGCGGCGATGGCGGCTCCCCTGGCCGCAATCCCCGCCGCTCCCGGGCATTACAGGCCCTTCGCAAAGGGACCGCCGGCAATCGCGGTGCTGCCGTTCCAGGGCGACGGAAGCGAGCCTGATGTCGGCTACATGGCCGACGGCATTGCCGAGGATATCATCTACGGCCTGTCCAACACCCGCTGGCTTTCGGTGATCGCCAAAGGATCCAGTTTCCAGTTCCGCGACGACAGCCTTGGAACCAGGCTGATCGGCAATGCGCTTGGCGCGCGCTACATCGTCGGCGGCACGCTGGCGCGCAATAGCGGTCAGATACGGCTCAATGCCTCGCTCACCGATACGTCGAACGGGCGCCTCGTCTGGTCGCAGCGCTTCGACCGCGACCTCGTCGACATCTTCAGCCTGCGCGACCAGGTCGGCAGCGAGATCGTTTCGATCCTCGATAAGGAAGTCGACCGGGCCGAGCAGGTGCGCACCTTCCAGGTGCCGTGGGAGAGCCTCGAGACCTGGCAACTGGTGCGCCGCGGCCGCTGGCACATGAACAGGCGCACGCGCAAAGACACCGAGATCGCGCTCGAATTCTTCGACAAGGCCTATCAGGAGGATCCGAATTCCAGCGCCGTGCTGAACGAGCTGGCCTGGTGGTATTTCTGGCGGGCATGGCTCCGCTTCGGCGACAGCGACGACCTGGACAAGGTCGAGGCATTCGCGCGCAAGGCGCTTCTGATGGACAGCCTCGACGCGCGGCCGCACGCCTACCTCGGCGCGGCCGACATCATGCGCGGCAAGCCGGCATCTGCCGCCGATCATCTCGCCGAGGCGATCCACATCAATCCGAGCTTTGCCTTCGCGCGCTCGGCGATGGGCAGCGCCCACCTGCTGCTCGGCGATGCCGCCGGCGCAATCCCGTACTTCCTCGATACCGAGCGGCTGAGTCCGTTCGACCTTTACCGCTTCCATAATCTGGGGGAACTGGCTGCCGCATACTGCTTCGTCGAAGACTGGCCGGCGGCAATTGCCGTTGCCGACCGCTCGCTCAATCTTTCGCCGGGCTATTTCTATGCCAGGTTCCTCAAAATCGGCGCCTTGATACGGAGCGGCCGCCGCGACGAGGCCGAACGGGAACTCGCCATTTTCGCGACCAGGCATCCGGATTTCTCCGAGCAGAGGATTCGCTGGATACCGTTCGTCGATCCCGCGAAGAACAACTTCCTGATCGCGAATTTCGATCGGGCCAAGTCCATTGCATGA
- a CDS encoding PepSY domain-containing protein, translating into MRAVVLASGIAFFLVGGSAFAAEQTLPPQNAKKLSEIVAKVEKRNDFQYVKEVDWSSDGYTVTYYTTDKAKVEITYDPLTGEPK; encoded by the coding sequence ATGCGCGCTGTTGTTTTGGCGAGCGGTATCGCGTTCTTCCTTGTCGGCGGGTCGGCTTTCGCGGCCGAGCAGACGTTGCCGCCGCAGAATGCCAAGAAACTCTCGGAAATCGTCGCCAAGGTCGAGAAGCGGAACGACTTCCAATATGTGAAGGAGGTCGACTGGAGCAGTGACGGCTATACCGTCACCTATTACACGACCGACAAAGCCAAGGTCGAAATCACCTATGATCCGCTGACCGGCGAGCCGAAGTAA
- a CDS encoding lysozyme inhibitor LprI family protein, whose product MRFPIRVVFWLAPASVLGTLILGVSTSEPARADGPSFDCRKAELPAEKAICADPQLSAIDVLVTKAFNSFEPAFGGDKRKIARQLIADRNTCKAEAACIVSAQNNALQTYGTAPSWVEEYNIALIGKKALDMAARAPKPADQPLPSSIGGCGITHIATLTTRLGDDPLATAGPEAGSAATFTNGGTAVSYDREPGLASAKVGDPVVMCLISIPRDCPQGDLRGRVYYGVDLAGKGTWTLPDSQHLCGGA is encoded by the coding sequence ATGCGTTTCCCGATCAGGGTGGTTTTCTGGCTTGCCCCGGCGTCGGTCCTGGGCACGTTGATCCTGGGCGTATCGACTTCGGAGCCGGCGCGGGCAGACGGGCCGTCCTTCGACTGCCGGAAGGCTGAATTGCCTGCTGAGAAGGCGATATGCGCGGACCCGCAATTGTCGGCAATCGATGTGCTCGTCACCAAGGCTTTCAACAGTTTCGAACCCGCCTTCGGCGGCGACAAGCGCAAGATCGCCAGACAGCTGATCGCGGACCGGAATACCTGCAAGGCGGAGGCCGCCTGCATCGTCAGCGCCCAGAACAATGCGCTGCAGACCTATGGCACGGCGCCTTCCTGGGTTGAGGAGTACAACATTGCCCTGATCGGCAAAAAGGCGCTCGACATGGCGGCACGGGCGCCCAAGCCGGCCGATCAGCCCCTCCCCTCGTCGATCGGCGGATGCGGCATCACCCATATCGCGACGCTGACGACGAGGCTGGGCGACGATCCGCTGGCAACCGCCGGTCCGGAAGCCGGAAGCGCTGCGACATTCACGAATGGCGGAACCGCGGTGTCCTACGACCGCGAGCCGGGGCTGGCGAGCGCCAAAGTCGGCGATCCGGTCGTCATGTGTCTGATCTCGATCCCGCGCGATTGTCCGCAGGGCGATCTGCGCGGCAGGGTCTATTACGGCGTCGATCTCGCCGGGAAGGGCACATGGACCCTGCCCGATTCGCAGCATCTATGCGGCGGCGCCTGA
- a CDS encoding murein L,D-transpeptidase produces the protein MKILGNKKAVMPIAIAAALAFGQQPASAQGLFDMLFGGGIRHSPEGEFPPPPKPRKMQPGAGGGVRISSPTYNTYRADKLVRVDFKSLLPAPQPATAQDAAFVPSVTGSVFRDALAGLNDYELFAEPDIAKALIAYYSANPDFIWVTGDAPNSRAQDAVRVLGEAASYGLTPADYSVDVPATTASATPEERTKELVRFEMALSARVLRYAHDAQSGRVDPNRMTGYYDFPAKSLDLEGVLKTLAHTQEVRTYLESRHPQNPEYQALRVELESLQASEENEIVVDPKLLLKPGESSPELPKLLTLIARNLDDEMGGDYGAVLARLGKSEIYDPELVPVIKAVQQRAGMKGDGVIGPRTVASLAGTSKADKIEKVRVALEELRWLPSDLGSPRVFINQPAFTASYIDNGEEKLKTRVVIGKVTNQTAFFYNQIKQVDFHPYWGVPQSIIVNEMLPRLRGDPGYLDRAGYEVTDSSGRRIPSAAVDWGAYGAKVPFSVRQQPSEANALGELKILFPNKHAIYMHDTPQKSFFERDVRALSHGCIRLQDPRGMAAAVLGTSVDDIAEKLKHGHSTENVTRVIPVYVAYFTAWPDMSGKVEYFDDVYDRDSKLMQALDATEAVRTPSS, from the coding sequence ATGAAAATCCTCGGGAACAAAAAGGCAGTCATGCCGATCGCAATCGCGGCTGCACTTGCCTTCGGGCAGCAGCCGGCGAGCGCGCAGGGCCTGTTCGACATGCTGTTCGGCGGCGGCATCCGGCATAGCCCCGAAGGAGAATTTCCGCCGCCGCCGAAGCCGCGCAAGATGCAGCCCGGCGCGGGCGGCGGCGTCAGGATTAGCAGCCCGACCTACAACACCTACCGCGCCGACAAGCTCGTGCGCGTCGACTTCAAGTCGCTGCTGCCGGCCCCGCAACCGGCGACCGCGCAGGACGCAGCCTTTGTGCCGTCCGTGACCGGAAGCGTGTTTCGCGATGCGCTGGCGGGCCTGAACGACTATGAACTCTTTGCCGAACCCGATATCGCCAAGGCGCTGATCGCCTATTACTCGGCCAATCCGGATTTCATCTGGGTGACGGGGGATGCACCCAACAGCAGGGCGCAGGATGCCGTGCGGGTGCTTGGCGAGGCTGCGAGCTACGGCCTGACGCCTGCCGACTACTCCGTCGATGTTCCGGCGACCACGGCTTCCGCGACGCCCGAAGAGCGAACCAAGGAACTGGTCCGCTTCGAGATGGCCCTGTCGGCGCGCGTGCTGCGCTATGCCCATGACGCCCAGAGCGGCCGCGTCGACCCGAACCGCATGACCGGCTACTACGATTTCCCGGCCAAATCGCTCGATCTCGAGGGCGTGCTGAAGACGCTGGCGCATACCCAGGAGGTGCGCACCTACCTCGAATCGCGGCATCCGCAGAACCCGGAATACCAGGCGCTGCGGGTGGAACTGGAATCGCTCCAGGCGAGCGAGGAGAACGAGATCGTCGTCGATCCGAAGCTGCTGCTGAAGCCCGGCGAAAGCAGCCCGGAACTGCCCAAGCTTTTGACGCTCATTGCCCGCAATCTCGATGACGAGATGGGCGGCGACTATGGCGCGGTCCTTGCCAGGCTCGGCAAGAGCGAGATTTACGATCCCGAACTGGTGCCGGTGATCAAGGCGGTGCAGCAGCGGGCGGGCATGAAGGGCGACGGCGTCATCGGCCCGCGCACCGTCGCTTCGCTTGCCGGAACATCCAAGGCCGACAAGATCGAGAAGGTCAGGGTCGCGCTCGAAGAGTTGCGCTGGCTCCCCTCCGACCTCGGCAGCCCGCGTGTCTTCATCAACCAGCCTGCATTCACGGCGAGCTATATCGACAATGGCGAGGAAAAGCTGAAGACCCGCGTGGTCATCGGCAAGGTCACCAACCAGACCGCCTTCTTCTACAACCAGATCAAGCAGGTCGATTTCCATCCCTATTGGGGCGTGCCGCAGTCGATCATCGTCAACGAGATGCTGCCGAGGCTGCGCGGCGACCCAGGTTACCTCGACCGTGCCGGCTATGAGGTGACGGATTCCAGCGGCAGGCGAATTCCCTCGGCTGCGGTCGACTGGGGCGCCTACGGCGCCAAAGTCCCGTTCAGCGTGCGCCAGCAGCCGAGCGAGGCCAATGCGCTCGGTGAGCTGAAGATCCTGTTCCCCAACAAGCATGCCATCTACATGCATGACACGCCGCAGAAGTCGTTCTTCGAACGCGACGTGCGCGCTTTGAGCCACGGCTGCATCCGCCTGCAGGACCCGCGCGGTATGGCGGCCGCGGTGCTCGGCACTTCCGTCGACGATATCGCCGAGAAGCTGAAGCACGGCCATTCGACGGAGAATGTCACGCGCGTCATCCCGGTCTACGTCGCCTATTTCACCGCCTGGCCGGACATGTCCGGCAAGGTCGAGTATTTCGACGACGTCTACGATCGCGATTCGAAACTGATGCAGGCGCTGGACGCGACCGAAGCCGTGCGTACGCCGTCAAGCTGA
- a CDS encoding rhodanese-like domain-containing protein encodes MKKGYRELLDEANAEIEVVSPEEAAGLLEDDGTIFVDLRDPREVERDGKIPGAKHVTRGMLEFWIDPESPYHKPFFASGKTFVFFCAGGWRSALATKTAQDMGLTPVKHILGGYTAWKAAGLPVEPDQKKKAD; translated from the coding sequence GTGAAGAAGGGATATCGCGAACTTCTCGACGAGGCGAATGCCGAGATCGAGGTCGTGTCGCCCGAGGAAGCGGCCGGGCTGCTGGAGGATGACGGCACGATCTTCGTCGATCTGCGCGACCCCCGCGAAGTCGAGCGTGACGGCAAGATCCCCGGTGCCAAGCATGTGACGCGCGGCATGCTCGAATTCTGGATCGACCCCGAAAGCCCCTACCACAAGCCGTTCTTCGCTTCGGGAAAGACATTCGTCTTCTTCTGCGCCGGCGGCTGGCGCTCGGCGCTGGCTACCAAGACGGCGCAGGACATGGGCCTTACGCCGGTCAAGCACATCCTTGGCGGCTACACCGCCTGGAAGGCCGCCGGCCTGCCGGTCGAGCCTGATCAGAAGAAGAAAGCCGACTGA
- a CDS encoding alpha/beta hydrolase, which translates to MASFGLKVIRGVFGAAERVAPRLSGRAAFELFCRTPNVKSLSDGERRAVERAAGFMAEARHHRLKTKTDCVAVHEFRPEPGRGSRGTVLVIHGWRSRTEYMRALIEGFSGAGYKVVSLDLPGHGHSLGRHLNMVNAVDAARVAGEWFGPFAAVVGHSFGGAIAANAVAASVKDVPPLSAEKLVLIAAPSSLPAIFDDFSRMMNVGPRSQVAMADRVRHLSGRPLSEFTGDRQLAEAPVPTLVIHAPDDREVHADHARRYAGAGNHVRLHWAEGLGHRRILADKDIVARAVGFVTEQHESTLH; encoded by the coding sequence ATGGCATCATTTGGGTTGAAGGTCATCCGGGGCGTCTTTGGTGCGGCCGAGCGTGTCGCCCCGCGTCTCAGCGGCCGCGCCGCGTTCGAATTGTTCTGCCGCACGCCAAACGTCAAATCCTTGAGCGATGGCGAGCGCCGCGCCGTCGAGCGCGCTGCCGGCTTCATGGCCGAAGCGCGCCATCACAGGCTGAAGACGAAGACGGACTGCGTTGCGGTGCACGAGTTCCGACCGGAGCCGGGCAGGGGTTCCCGCGGCACGGTGCTCGTCATCCATGGCTGGCGCTCGCGCACCGAATATATGCGCGCGCTGATCGAAGGGTTTAGCGGCGCCGGCTACAAGGTCGTCTCGCTCGACCTGCCCGGACACGGCCACTCGCTCGGCCGCCATCTCAACATGGTGAACGCGGTTGATGCGGCGCGAGTAGCCGGCGAATGGTTCGGCCCATTTGCGGCCGTGGTCGGCCATTCCTTCGGTGGTGCGATCGCTGCCAACGCGGTCGCGGCATCGGTCAAGGACGTGCCGCCGCTCTCGGCCGAAAAGCTCGTGCTGATCGCGGCTCCAAGTTCCTTGCCGGCGATCTTCGACGACTTCAGTCGGATGATGAATGTCGGGCCGCGCTCCCAGGTCGCCATGGCGGATCGGGTGAGGCATCTGTCGGGTCGGCCGCTCAGCGAATTCACTGGCGACCGCCAGCTTGCCGAGGCGCCGGTGCCGACGCTCGTCATCCATGCGCCGGACGACCGCGAAGTCCATGCCGATCACGCAAGGCGATATGCGGGAGCCGGCAATCATGTTCGCCTGCATTGGGCCGAAGGGCTTGGCCACCGCCGCATCCTTGCCGACAAGGATATCGTCGCGCGCGCCGTAGGCTTCGTGACGGAGCAGCACGAATCGACGCTGCATTAG
- a CDS encoding MarR family transcriptional regulator — MNIKQELPWDNPRFRNWVAVARACHVLERTLAVKLAPLDLKPAQLDVLMNLYRHPGMSQHDLARKLLVGRSNITMLLPQLEARGLLRREGDEKDKRVLRLNLTEAGEALLMRALKVHMALIEKAMSQSTPEQCDMIGEQMRKIAEVLKEA; from the coding sequence ATGAACATTAAGCAAGAGCTGCCCTGGGACAATCCGCGCTTTCGCAACTGGGTTGCGGTGGCGCGCGCCTGCCATGTGCTGGAGCGCACGCTCGCGGTAAAACTCGCGCCGCTCGACTTGAAGCCGGCGCAGCTCGACGTGCTGATGAACCTCTACCGCCATCCCGGCATGTCGCAGCACGACCTTGCCCGCAAGCTCCTGGTCGGCCGCTCCAACATCACCATGCTGTTGCCGCAGTTGGAAGCCCGCGGCCTGCTGCGCCGCGAGGGCGACGAGAAGGACAAGCGCGTGCTGCGACTGAACCTCACCGAGGCCGGCGAGGCCCTGCTGATGCGGGCGCTGAAGGTGCACATGGCGCTGATCGAGAAGGCGATGAGCCAGTCGACGCCGGAACAGTGCGACATGATCGGCGAACAGATGCGCAAGATCGCCGAGGTTTTGAAGGAAGCCTGA
- a CDS encoding pyridoxamine 5'-phosphate oxidase family protein — protein sequence MSLITSVEQLEALYGLPGQASIVKELDHVIPEYAAFIEASPFVALATSGPEGLDCSPRGDLAGFVRLVDEKTLIMPDRRGNNRADSLKNIIRDPRVGLLFLVPGSGTTLRVNGRAHITTDAELCASFTVDGKPARSVTVISVDTVYFQCARAIVRSELWNPAKHIDPKSLPTPGQILEITSRKNIDGETYDREWPERAKKTMW from the coding sequence ATGTCGCTCATCACTTCGGTCGAACAGCTCGAAGCCCTTTACGGGCTGCCCGGCCAGGCCTCGATCGTCAAGGAACTCGACCATGTGATTCCCGAATATGCCGCCTTCATCGAAGCCTCTCCCTTCGTGGCGCTGGCGACCAGCGGGCCGGAAGGGCTGGACTGCTCGCCGCGCGGCGATCTCGCCGGCTTCGTGCGCCTCGTCGATGAGAAGACGCTGATTATGCCCGACAGGCGCGGCAACAACCGCGCCGATTCGCTGAAGAACATCATTCGCGACCCTCGCGTCGGGCTGCTGTTCCTGGTGCCGGGCTCCGGCACTACGCTGCGCGTCAACGGTCGCGCCCATATCACCACCGACGCGGAGCTTTGCGCGTCCTTTACCGTCGACGGCAAGCCGGCCCGGTCGGTCACCGTCATTTCGGTCGACACCGTCTATTTTCAGTGTGCCCGCGCCATCGTGCGCTCGGAACTCTGGAATCCGGCAAAGCATATCGACCCGAAGTCGCTGCCGACGCCCGGGCAAATCCTCGAGATCACGAGCCGCAAGAACATCGACGGCGAAACCTACGACAGGGAGTGGCCTGAGCGGGCGAAAAAGACGATGTGGTAA
- a CDS encoding DUF971 domain-containing protein: MTAPKELRVSKDRKLLTVTFPGHQPFELPAELLRVASPSAEVQGHSPEQRVTVPGKRNVAILKIEPVGNYAVRITFDDFHDTGIFTWNYLHTLGHEKDERWDAYLAELAEKGLSRDR, encoded by the coding sequence ATGACCGCGCCGAAGGAACTGAGGGTCTCGAAAGACCGCAAGCTGCTCACCGTGACTTTTCCCGGACATCAGCCGTTCGAATTGCCGGCGGAGTTATTGCGCGTTGCCTCGCCCTCGGCGGAGGTGCAGGGCCATTCGCCCGAACAGCGGGTGACCGTGCCCGGCAAGCGCAACGTGGCGATCCTCAAGATCGAGCCGGTCGGCAATTACGCGGTGCGCATCACTTTCGACGATTTCCACGACACCGGCATATTCACCTGGAACTATCTTCATACGCTCGGGCATGAGAAGGACGAGCGCTGGGATGCCTATCTCGCCGAACTGGCCGAGAAGGGGCTCAGCCGCGATCGCTAG